The following is a genomic window from Staphylococcus capitis subsp. capitis.
TTAATGACTTGCTCAATTAATTCTTCTTGCTCATCTTCGGGTAAAACTAAGACAGCACGGGCGTGTCTTTCAGTTATCTTTCCTTCACGAAGTCGTTTAATCACGTTAGGAGCAAGTTTTAATAAGCGTAATTTATTAGCGATGAAACTTTGACTTTTACCTAGACTCTTCGCTAATTCACTTTGCGTCGTATCTCCTATTTCAAGCAATTTTTTATAAGCTTCCGCTTCTTCAACCACAGATAAATTCTCACGTTGAATATTCTCAATTAACGCAACTACTGCCGTTTCTTCATCATTCATGTGACGAATAATGACGTCAGCTTGTGGTTTATGCAATGATTGTAATGCTCTGAATCGACGCTCACCAGCAATAATTTCAAACATATCCTCTTCTATCGGACGTACAACGATAGGTTGCAATAACCCATGTTCTTCAATCGATTCAGCTAATTCTCTTATCTTATTTGGCTCAAATACTTGTCTTGGTTGATAACGATTGGGTACGATACGTTCAATATGAATGGATTCAACATTATTATTGCGCTCTTCTTCAGTATAACCAACGATGTCATCTTTATTTTTTAAACCAAATAATTTTGAAAAAGGTTTCTTCATTATCCATTCTCTCCCTCTCAATTATTTGTTATATAGTATGTCTCTTCTTAGCTCTCAAGTAGTGGAGATTTGTTTGGCGTACCTGGTTTCCTTGGGTATTTCTTAGAAGTCTGTCTACGTTTATCAATCACTATCATTTGTCTTTCACCAGCATCCTCAGGCAATTCAAATGAAAATGTTTCTTTCACGTTTCCACCTAAAATATTAATAGCAAAGTTCGCTTCTTGCAATTCCTCTTCGCCTTTAGATGACTTAAGTGCGATAAATTGGCCACCTTTTTTTACTAAAGGTAAGCACAATTCACTCAATACAGTAAGACGTGCAACAGCACGTGCTGTAACGATATCATAAGACTCCCTGTAGGCTCCCTTACCATAAGATTCCGCACGATCATGCACAAAACTGACATCTTGGAGGCCTAACTCTGCAGCTAAGTGATTGAGAAATTGAATTCGTTTATTAAGTGAATCCACAATCGTTACCTTCAATTCAGGAAAAACTATTTTCAAAGGAATACTTGGAAATCCTGCACCAGCTCCAACATCGCAAATGCTTAATTCTCCATCGAAGTCATAATAGAAGCTAGGTGTAATTGAATCATAGAAGTGTTTTAAGTATACAACATGTTCTTCCGTAATACTTGTTAAGTTCATCTTTTTATTCCACTCAACAAGTAATTGATAGTACGTTTGGAATTGTTCTTTTTGCG
Proteins encoded in this region:
- the rsmG gene encoding 16S rRNA (guanine(527)-N(7))-methyltransferase RsmG, giving the protein MSVEWLSKKLSEHGIELSETQKEQFQTYYQLLVEWNKKMNLTSITEEHVVYLKHFYDSITPSFYYDFDGELSICDVGAGAGFPSIPLKIVFPELKVTIVDSLNKRIQFLNHLAAELGLQDVSFVHDRAESYGKGAYRESYDIVTARAVARLTVLSELCLPLVKKGGQFIALKSSKGEEELQEANFAINILGGNVKETFSFELPEDAGERQMIVIDKRRQTSKKYPRKPGTPNKSPLLES
- the noc gene encoding nucleoid occlusion protein; protein product: MKKPFSKLFGLKNKDDIVGYTEEERNNNVESIHIERIVPNRYQPRQVFEPNKIRELAESIEEHGLLQPIVVRPIEEDMFEIIAGERRFRALQSLHKPQADVIIRHMNDEETAVVALIENIQRENLSVVEEAEAYKKLLEIGDTTQSELAKSLGKSQSFIANKLRLLKLAPNVIKRLREGKITERHARAVLVLPEDEQEELIEQVINQKLNVKQTEDKVRQKTGPEKVKAQTFQFSQDVTQARDEVGKSIEAIEQSGLRVEHKDKDHDDYYEIKIRIYKK